In the Clostridium cellulovorans 743B genome, AAAATATTCAAAAACTCTATCCCAATATTCTTTCTGAAAGTTTACTGAGTAGTAAGGAACTGAAATACTATCACAGACTTTTCTAACATCTTCGAAATCTTGGACTGATGTACAAACGCCGTTCTCATCCTCATCATCCCAATTATTCATAAATACACCAATAACATCATAACCTTGATTTTTTAGTTCTAATGCAGCCACAGAAGAATCAACTCCCCCTGAAACCCCTAAAACTACTTTAATATTCTTGTTTTCCTTTTCCATTTGCTAAACCATCCTTTTTATAACAAGCTCCACAGGGCAATGATCCGAACCTAAAATTTCATTATGTATTTCTGCACTAACAAGTTTATCTTTAAGCTCCTCAGATATTACAAAATAATCTATACGCCACCCTGCATTCTTAGTTCTAGCATTAAATCTATATGACCACCAAGAATATGCCCCTTCTTTATCTGGGTAAAAGTAACGATATGTATCTATAAATCCTGAAGCTAAAAGTTCCGAAAATTTCGCCCTCTCCTCATCACTAAAGCCAGGATTTTTTCTATTTGTCTTTGGATTTTTTAAGTCTATTTCTTTGTGCGCTACATTTAAATCCCCACAAACTATCACAGGTTTGTTTTTCTCAAGTTTCTTTAAATATGCTCTAAAGGCATCTTCCCATTCCATTCTATATTCAAGTCTCGCTAATTCTTCTTTTGAATTAGGAGTATATACTGTCACAAGATAAAAATCATCATACTCTAAAGTAATAACTCTTCCCTCTTTATCATGTTCTTCTATATTAAGTCCGTATGATGCAGATAAAGGTTTTTCCTTTGTAAACACTGCTGTTCCAGAGTAACCTTTTTTCTCTGCATAATTCCAATATTGTTCATAACCTTCTAAATCTAAATCTATCTGACCTTGTTGAAGTTTAGTCTCTTGTAAACAAAATATATCTGCATCTACAGATTTAAAGAAATCTAAGAAACCTTTTTCCACACAGGCTCTAATTCCATTTACATTCCAAGATATTAGTTTCAAAAGTTCATCTCCCTCCATATCTTAAGTCTATTTGTATTTTATCACGTATAACTATTAATTAACCAGCTATTATTTTAAATGTACGGATTATTAATCTCAAATAGTAATTATTCATAAATTTATTTTTTTAATCATTTATATAAACAATATTTCACCATCAAATTCATTTCATATTCCGGTATTGATGTAACTTTATATACAATTATTTCTTAATTTGTTATCCTATATATAATGAAAAATATACTAAGTAAATTAGGAGGAATACTAATGCTTGAAATTCCAGAGTCTTCAGTACTTTCAACTCAGATTAGCGAAGTATTAAGAAACAAAAAAATTATAGGTGTTATATCTAATCATTCTCCACATAAGTTTGCATGGTTCCATGGTGATCCAAATGAATATAATAAAATACTTGTAGATAAAACTATACATAAAGCTACACCATATGGTGGAATGATAGAGATTAAAGTTGAGTCTTCAATTCTTCTATTTGCTGATGGTGTATCATTAAAATATAATGCTCCTAATGAAAAACTTCCACCCAAGCATCAACTTCTTCTTAAATTTGAGGATTCTTCATCTGTTACTGCATCAGTCCAAATGTACGGTGGTATATGGTGTTTTAATGAAAACAGTGATTTTAAAAATCCTTATTATGATATTGCTAAAGACAAACCATCACCCTTATGTGATGAGTTCGATAAGAATTATTTCTTCAAGTTAATTAATTCTCCAGATATACAAAAATTGAGTACAAAATCCTTTTTAGCTACTGAACAAAGAATCCCTGGACTCGGAAATGGTGTACTTCAAGACATCCTTTGGCAATCAAAACTTCACCCGAAGCGTAAAATTAATTCTTTAGCTACTGGAGATAAAGAACTGTTATTTATAAATATTAAGAAAGTTTTATTAGAGATGGTTGAGTTAAACGGAAGAGATACTGAGAAAGATTTATTTGGAAATAATGGTGGGTATAAAACAAGAATGAGCAAAAATACAGTGGGTTCTTCTTGCCCTTCTTGCGATGAAATAATAGAAAAAGCAAATTACTTAGGTGGTAGCATATACTTCTGTCCTAATTGCCAAAAGCTATAATAATAATCTTTTTCCACATAATAAGCTGTATTGGAAATAAAGTAGAAAGAAATATTTCTACAGTAGCTTGAATTTTTACTAATAGCTTAATGAATCTCACCATTTAGCTATACACTTAGTTAAATAGTGAGATTTTCTACCTATTCCCTAATTATATTTATTACTAAACCATCACAAACTGAACTTAAACTACGTTAATTTTCTCATGATATACACGCAACATTAAACCCTTTGTCTCTTATTATTTCTTCAGATATATGCTCATCAAGATGCATACAATAAACTCTATTTGTTAATTCTCTCGGGATCTTTTCAGAAAGTTTTTTTAAAGATAAGTGGCTATTTCCTTGATAATCTAGTCCACAGGTATCTTGATATAACCATTGAATCTGTCCATTATTAAACCTATCTAATATCACATTGTTTATGTCATTTGAATCACCACTATAATAAAACGCTTCTTTATCCATACTCATGACAAATCCATATGTTGGCATTGTAGCTACATGAGTATTTTGAGAAAACTCTATGTTAATTTCTCCAAATTCTATATCATCAATCTTAGTAAAATCGTTACTATTTAGTTCATACATATCACTGGTTACACCAACATTTATCAAAAAACTTACTATTTGCTCCTTATTAGGGAAAAATATTTTGGGTTTTTGCCCTAAAATATAATGCGCGTAGAATATTACATCTCCAAGACTCCCTACATGATCGAGATGCGTGTGGGTTACAAATATGTATATATCCTCAATCCCATCAAACATATTTATTTCTCTAAGCTTATGAAAAACTGTACCACCGCAATCAATAAGAATCAAACTACTATTTTTCTTTATATAGGCACTTGTATTACCAAGCTTTGTATTGAAGGCACTCCCTATTCCTATGAATTTCAATTCTTGCATAATATTCTCCTTCTTTCTTTAATATTAATCTATAGATTTCATCGTCTACACTTCAAGTCATTGATTAAATTAGTATTCTTATACCTTTGTAATAAATCCAAAAGATTTCTTGAGTAACTTAAATTCTAAACATCAATAATTTAATATTTCTACATTTAATTCTTACCACATTAATAAAAACATTTCAGATTTTTGATCAGAATATATATAAATAAAATAGTCGGCCATATCAAATAAGATAATACTTACATATGATATGACCGACCTTTTGATTGATTAATTGATTTTAACTATTAATTGTATATAAATTACGTTGCTAATTCTTAGCTAAGAAGTTTCTTTTTTAGAAGAGCTAAGTCTATAGCATTTATTTTTCCGTCTTTGTTCATGTCTGCTACTGTTAAGTCCATACTATCAGTAGTACCATTTAAAATTGCCTTCTTAACAAAAGCTAAATCTATAGCATTTACTTTTCCGTCTTTATTAACATCACCTAATGAATATGTAGTAACTACGCTAACTGGTTTAACCATAATTAAGTCAACATTGAACCAACCCCAACCTCTGTCAATAGTTATAGTGTTGTCTCCTGCGTTTAACTTAATTTCAATTGGAGTAGTATCACTGAAATAAGTGCTTTCTGCAACTTTATTTGTTGCCACTGCAGTACCATTTACTAGTACATTATATTCTTTAGCTCCATATGGTGCTGAATGTCTTACTATAAGGTTATATGTTCCAGCAGCTGCTACATTTACATTCATAGCAAGATTATCTGTATCATCTTCGAAACTAGTTACATAACCAGTTCCAGAGAATCCTTGCATTGCAGTTGCAACTGCAGTTCCGTTTAATGTACCTTTCTCTGCTTCATATACAGTATAACCTTCTGGAATTGTTAATTCTGGACGAGTGCTTAATGCTTTTAACATTATTGCATCAAGTTCATACCAACCCCAACCTCTGTCAATTGTTATAGTATTATCTCCTGCTTTTAATTCGATCTTTAATTCTGCAGAATTAGAAAACTCAGTAGATTCAGTAATGTTATTTGTTCCAGCTTGTGTTCCATTAACAAGAACATTATACGCTTTATCTCCGTATGGAGCTGCATGTCTTACAAGAAGACTATAAGTTCCACCTTCTTTTACATTTACCTTAAAATCAACTTTATCAGTGTCATCTGTGATACTTGTAACGTAACCTGTTCCTGAAAAACCTTTTGTTGTGTTTCCAACTTCAACTCCAGTTAAAGTAGCATTTTCTGCTTCATATGCTGTATAACCCTCTGGAATTACTTGTGTAGTTGGTCCACCTATAACTTGACCATTTAGAGGTTTTAACATTAGGCAGTCAACATTGAACCAACCCCAACCTCTATCGATTTTAATTGTATTAGCTCCTGCTGTTAGCTTAACAGTAACTGCTGTTGAATCAGTAAATAAGCTTGATTCTTGTATTTTATTTGTTGCTACTACTGCTCCATTTACAAGAACATTATATTCTTTACTTCCGTATGGTGCTGAATGTCTTACTATAAGACTATATTCTCCACCTTTATCTACAGTTACATTTAGTGAAAGGTTATCAGTTGCACCACCAAAGTTTCCAACATAACCAGTTCCTGAATATCCTTTATTACTGTTATCAACAGTTAATCCAGATAAAACTGCTTTTTCAGCCTCAAAAACTGTGTATCCTTCTGGAATTGGAGCTGCTGTAGGTAATGGCTTTGCTGCCCATACTGGTAATGGAGCTTTTCCATATATACTTGCTGAAGGAATTTCATCTAAAGTTAAAGCATAATCACTGGTATATACTTTTTTAATTAAATCACTTGTATTCTCTTTTTCATCCATTATAAATTTTCCAGACCAAGTTGAAAAATATGACCATGCTGCACCATCAGCTTGAAGATTATCTGTATCTGGGATTGGTCCATTTTCACTCATTGTTACAAGTTTGTTCTTAGCACCTAATGCTACTAACGTATCAAAACTGTTGACGAAAGATCCATGATCTGGAGTTTGTGGGTAGTTATCTACTCCTATAATATCTGCATATGCATCACCAGGATACCAAGTTGATGCAGAAGCATCAGTACCGCTTGTCCAAACCCATATAAGGTTGTTTAATTTATATTCATTAGTTAATTTATCAAAAAGGATTTTATATAATTGTTTAAGTGGTTCAGCACCTTTAGCGCCCCACCAGAACCAGCCACCTGATGCTTCATGAAGTGGTCTCCAAAGCACAGGAATTCCTGCATCTTGTAATACTTTAAGTTTCGCTGCTGTTGCATCAATATCTTTAAGAATTAAAGCATTTTCTGCAGTACCTGGAGTTACTGCTTTTGTGATATCGAAGGTAGTCCCATTTGTATAGAAATCACTACCACCACTTGGAGCTCTCCAGTGCCAACATAATTCAACAATACCACCATAACTAGCCCATGTCTTAGCTTTTTCTATATCAGCATCACCACTTAATATATCAAAACCTTGGATAGCTGGAAGTTTTCCAGTAAGGCTGTAGATATAGTTTATTTCATCTAAGCCGCCTGATTGTTGTCCAGTTATTATCTTGCTTCCATAGTTATCTGTCAAATACTTCATCAATGCTTTCGTGCTTGTACTAGCATATGGGTTTACTAAATTTGGTTGAACTGGAGTTAATGGGCCTCTGGCTTCACCAAGTTGCACATCGATATAATCTACTTGCATCCATCCCCACGAGTTAACAATAGCTATAGTGTTTGCTCCAGCTTTTAGAGATATATTGTTCACTGTTAACTGTTTAACCGTATCAGATGCTGGAAATACACAATCAGAAATTACTGAACCATTAACCACCAAAGTATTATTTTTTTGTCCATATGGTGTTGCATATCCTATTGTAATATTATATCTTCCTGCTTGCTCAACGTTTACATTAAATGTAACAGCATCACCTGCAGTATCGAAGCCATCTACACCTGCTCCATTAGAAAAAATAGTTCCTGTTTTTACCTCTGTGCCAGTTAATGTTGCTTTTTCTGCTTCGTATCTTACAGGTGTAGCAGTAGTTTCTGCATTAGCTGCTACAAGAGGCATTTGAATTGTTGAAGCTGTGATTGCTGCTGTCATTGCTAAGCAACCTATAGCCTTCTTTCTTCCTTTTACCATAAATTTCTCTCCCTTTAACTTTTACTTTTTTTATTAATTGGAACTATATTATTTTTAACCTCCTCACTTCTCATATTATAATGTTCACCATTATCTTGTATATAGCCCTTAAATTAATTATACTACCTAAATATAGATTTTTATAGATGTATACTAATCTCCATATAAACCAACCAATAACAATAGTGTAAATATTTTTCGATACTTATTCACTTTCTTACTTAAAAGTATCTTAATAAGACCATTAACGTTACATTTTTATAAACAAAATATCCTATAGGCAGACTCTTTATGGAGCCTACACTATAGGATATTTCTTAAAATTTTACCAACTTTCTAAAATACCTTACCCTTTTAATTACTCCTTAAGAATAACTATGAATAAAATAAAATTAGATTCTACATATATAGCATAAATTTCTATAATAAAATTATCTTTTCTACCTAAGCATAATTTCCATGTAGTCTATGATTTAAATTGTTCTATGTATGACATTGTATAGAAACTCAATTAAACTCTATATGTTAAGATCAGTTTCATTCTATTTTTCAGTTTCATTCTATTTTAATGAAGTAATAGGTGGTATTCCGTATAAAGGTTTAACTCCATACATTATAGCTATTGGTTCAGTAGGTACAAGCACACCATATTTAATAGTTATTATAGTACTTGAATCTATTTTTTTGCTTACTAAGCTACTTCCTCCGTTGATTTCTGAAAGTTCTTTAATGTTTACAAAACCCTTCATAAAAAAATCCTCCTTTTAATTTTATTATTCTTTTATTGTAACTGGATAAATTCCATATAGAGGTCTTACTCCATATGCTAAAATAGGTGGTGTAAGAATACCATACTTAAGTGTTACTATTTTGTTCGAAATAGTAGTGGAAGTTATTAAAGTACTTCCTCCATTAATTTCAGCTAAATCTTTTATATCTGCAAACCCTTTCATGTTTTCACCTCCTTTCAATATTTAGGTACTTAAAAACTCAATCAGTATGTTTGTCCATAAAAATATTAGTTTAGGACTAATTCTTTAAATTCTTCTGCAAGCCCTTCAGCACAGGCTTTATGCTTTTCTTGAGCCATCTTTAGAACTTCCTTAGCTTCTTCAATTCTTCCCAATTGGAATAGAACTACTATATAGTCATGATATGGATCTACATAGCCTTCTGGAGATAACTCTGAAGCTTTCTTTAGGTTTTCAATACCTTCCTCTATTCTTTCAAGCTTACAAAGTGCTAACCCTAATCCTTTTAATCCATAAACGTGATTTGAGTCTTTATTTAAAATTTTGTCATTTAATTCAACACATAGTTTATAATTTCCAGTCATGTATGCAGCTAGAGCATAATCGCTTAATAATTTCTCACTTTCATCTTTACTTATAAGTCTTTCACAAGCATGTAACACCATCTCAAAATTAGATTCCTTTAAATATTCTTCTGCTTGAGCCTTTAGGGTATCTATATTATCTGATAACTTTTTCATCTCACATGCTACTGCATAATTATATGAACAGTGGGTATTTTCTGCATACATATCTCCACCAATAGATATACGGGTGTTTGAGCATCCTCCATGACAATAGTCTCCATAAGTACAAGTTTTACAGACACCACTTAACTTATCTCTAGACATCTCTCTATTCCATGCAAAGTTACTTTCTTTTTCCCAAATATCTTTTAAAGAAGTTTCACGGATATTTCCTTCTATATATTTTTGTTCACGAATTGAAGTACAGCCTACGATATCACCATTATGCAAAATACCAAATGATGTCTTTCCAGCTCCACAGCCTGTCCAAAAAGCATTCTCATTACCAGCTCTTTTTTGTCTAACCTTTATTTCTTTTATATTGAAATATCCTAAACAATCTGCTAAGTCTACAGCAATTCTATCTTCTAGCATTGTTTCATATGCAAAGTTTATAACATCATCAATTTGAGAAGGTGCAAGAGTTGTTTCTTTTCTATCTTTAAAACTCCCCATCGGTAATGCGATTTGTAGTTGCCATTGACTTACGCCCATTTCAATAAATTTTTCTTTCATTTCTCCTAGCATAAGTAAGTTTTCTGTACTTATCGTAGTTATTACAGACGTAGCTATTCCGGCATCTTTTAAATACTTTAATGATTGAGAAGATCGAGCAAAAGAACCTGGTTTTCTCATATAATCATGATGCTCTTCTAACCCATCTAAACTTATAGCCACTGTTCCAACACCAGCTTCAGCTGCTAACTTTGCTATTTCTTCAGTAACTAACCATCCATTTGTTATTATATTTGGGATAACTCCATTTTTCGTAAGTTCCTTTGCAATAAGGTGCCAATCCTTTCTAGTAGTTGGTTCACCACCAGAAAGTGTTATGTATTGCATACCTAATTCTCCAAGTTGCCTACATAAATCTAATGCTTCTTCTGTTGTTAATTCATCTGGTAATGGATTTTCACAAATAGATCCACAATGCTTACAACGCATGTTACAGCCCATTGTTATTTCCCATACTGATGTAATAGGTTGATTAATCATAATTTTTTCTCTCCCTTAAATCTATATTAATTTCTTCTTGCCCCAACTTATTTATCATGCTAAAAATTTTTGTTACAAACTATTAATGAAAGTTTTTAGCACTTATAGCCATCACAGAAAGTTAATTTTATACTTATAAATTCTAATTATCATATTATTTATTTAAATTTTGTAATATTGTTATATCGCTTAAACCTAGCTAGCAGTAGATTAATATAAATGGACTATCGTAAATTTAAAAAATCCTCTATTATTTTCTGCTAGCAAAATCAACGGTAACTATGTAAAACTGTTAAGTTTTAAATTTAGCATTAACATAAGATTTAACCTGATGAATTTATGCTAAAGCAACAGTTTTAGAACTTGGAGGTCTAACACCATATACTATAAGCGCATCTTTTTGAATCCTTACTGCTCCACCATTGATTTTGTTTAGATCTTTAATATCTATAAATCCTTCCATATTCTTCACCTCCTTTCACAAAAATCAACAAATTCTTGACACTATATTTTTCTTAGTCTAGGAATCATTTAAGTTCTATTTTGCCGTTTTTTTAATGTTTATTGGAATTACTATAGTATATACAGAAACGTTAACCAAGTGGCTTATGGTATCCTAATAGCATGGATATAAACCTTTTCATTGTCTTTCTATATTTAAGTATATTTTTCTAAATATCCTATATTTAAACAATAATACGTTATATTCAATAAGTCAACTTCCATTTTGTTAATATATCTCATTTTATATGTTTTACTGACATAATATTTAAATATCATGACAATAAGTATCATTTATTGTAACTATTTTAAATTTCATCTAACAATCCGTTAATTTTTATACAACTTAGAAATTACCATTTATCGTTAATTATCTGCTTATATAAAATAAATTCAATATATTTATATAAGTGTGTCGAAAAGCAAAAAAACTAATTCCTGGTATGCTTTATTAGAAATTAACTCTTAAATGTCTTCTAAAACTTTATTAGCAACCTTTACCCTCCGAATTTATGATAATAAATATGAATTTGTGTTATTTTTTTACCTAACATAGAATTATATAATTATTGTAAACAATTACATAGCGCGTGCATTATTGTTTACACTCTATTTTTGTACTAACACACCTATAAATACATTGTGCTAACATTCTATAAAAGTCGCAAAAATTATTATCAAATATCAATTCTCAACAGTTTTCATATTACAGGCGCCTACTGAAAACAGCATTATAACTAGTTCAACACTTCCCTTTATCCTATTAATTTTATTAACGTCAAAGGAGATGTTTATTATGAAATTTCTATCAATCAAAAAATCACTTTCATATATTTCAGCATTAGTTCTTACAATTTCAATCACTAGTTCTTTTACAGATCCTGTTTATGCTGTTAGCAGCACTTGCAAAACAGGAATGTTTCTCGGTTATGATGGTGGTATAAGCACCACTGGCGTAAGTACCTACAGCCCAGATATTGTATCTCTTGACTATTGCAATTGGAATGGCTCAACTGGTGCTAACATGATAAGTTATAGTTCTAATAGCACTGTTAAAAACTTAGGAAAGACTATCTCAGTATCTTGTCACATGCCAAATCCAAAAGGCGGAAATGTTAACACCTTATTGTCTGCTTCAGATTTTGATATTTTAGCTAATCAAAAAATACAAAACATTACAACTTCAAGTTCTGTAATGTTACAAACATATAAAGCAGAGATAGATAAGATTGCTGCTGGATTAGCTGATCTAGGTACTACTGTATACTATAGACCATTCCATGAAATGAATTATGGTTGGTTCTGGTGGGGTGCTCAAGACACAACTGATTTCAAAACACTTTGGTACAACTTATATGATTATATTATTAACTACAAAAAACTAACAAATGTTAAATTCGTCTATGCTCCGAATAAAGGAGATAAGGCTGCTGACTATTATCCTGATAGTTCAACAGTAACTTGGATAGGAATCGATGCTTATAGCGATGATCCTGAAAATGATAGCGCAATTCAAACCGCATATAATGCACTTATTAATAAGGGAAAAATCATTGGTTTCAGTGAAGTTGGACCAGCTGTAGGCGGCGCATATGTAAATAGTAATAATCAACAACTTAAAAAATTTGATTATTCTTTATGGAATAATGCTATAAATAATAAATATACTGGAGCTAGCTATTTCATAACTTGGGATGGAGCTTATGCACCTTTTAATAATATAAATGGTTCTTTGCTTTTCACAAAGAGTGATTCTTCAGCTACATCTAGTGCATTAACTAAGTATAACTTCGAAAATAGTAATCAAGGTTGGGTTGGAAATACAAATGTCACTGGTCCATGGTCTGTTAATGAATGGAGTGACAAAGGATCTTATTCGCTGAAAGGAAATATAACACTTTCTAGTGGCACTAAATACTATCTGTATAATCCGATAAGTGATAACTATTCAGGATACAAAACCTTAAAAGCAAGAGTTAAAGTTGCTTCATGGGGTAACTTAGGTTCTGGACTTACTGCAAAATTATATGTAAAAACAGGAAACTCATATACTTGGTATGATGGTGGTTCTGTAATTGTTAACACCAGTTCAACAACTCTAACATTAAATTTGGCAAACATTATAAATACGTCACAAATTAAGGAAGTTGGAGTTGAATTTATCGGTGGTTCAAATTCTTCAGGAACATCGGCAATATACGTGGACAATATAACTTTGGAATAAATATATACAATAACAAAACGTCTAGTTTTGTGCAAATTTGCAATAGTAATGTAATTTCTGCAATATCAAATTGACTACTTATCTATTGGCAATGAAAGTCTTTTGAATGTCCATTTATAACATAATAGAAAAATCCTATAGAATGTTTTTTATAATCATTCTATAGGATTTCATTTCTACTTACTAGAAATCAATTCCATACAATACTGTTGGTCTTTTAGGAATTATCTTTTTTACTAAACGTGAGAACCAAGATCCCCCATTTACTTGTTGCAGTTTTTCTATTTCTCTAATTTCTATAAAACCTTTCATTCTAATTCCTCCTCTAATTAATAAATAAAGAAATATATATGTTTCATTTCTTGAAATCAAATCGAAAATTTATCTAATTACTAAAAGAAAAACAAATTCTATTTAGAATCTTTATTGAAACATATATAAGGAATTATAGCTGCATCGCGTTACAACTAAAGAATTGTCTGTAAAATTCACTTTTATAGATACTTACATATCATATCTTTATGTCGATGCTCTTGCTTTTCCCTATTTTGTTATAGTAACTGGATAAATTCCATATAAGGGTCTAACACCATACTTT is a window encoding:
- a CDS encoding radical SAM/SPASM domain-containing protein yields the protein MINQPITSVWEITMGCNMRCKHCGSICENPLPDELTTEEALDLCRQLGELGMQYITLSGGEPTTRKDWHLIAKELTKNGVIPNIITNGWLVTEEIAKLAAEAGVGTVAISLDGLEEHHDYMRKPGSFARSSQSLKYLKDAGIATSVITTISTENLLMLGEMKEKFIEMGVSQWQLQIALPMGSFKDRKETTLAPSQIDDVINFAYETMLEDRIAVDLADCLGYFNIKEIKVRQKRAGNENAFWTGCGAGKTSFGILHNGDIVGCTSIREQKYIEGNIRETSLKDIWEKESNFAWNREMSRDKLSGVCKTCTYGDYCHGGCSNTRISIGGDMYAENTHCSYNYAVACEMKKLSDNIDTLKAQAEEYLKESNFEMVLHACERLISKDESEKLLSDYALAAYMTGNYKLCVELNDKILNKDSNHVYGLKGLGLALCKLERIEEGIENLKKASELSPEGYVDPYHDYIVVLFQLGRIEEAKEVLKMAQEKHKACAEGLAEEFKELVLN
- a CDS encoding MBL fold metallo-hydrolase, with amino-acid sequence MQELKFIGIGSAFNTKLGNTSAYIKKNSSLILIDCGGTVFHKLREINMFDGIEDIYIFVTHTHLDHVGSLGDVIFYAHYILGQKPKIFFPNKEQIVSFLINVGVTSDMYELNSNDFTKIDDIEFGEINIEFSQNTHVATMPTYGFVMSMDKEAFYYSGDSNDINNVILDRFNNGQIQWLYQDTCGLDYQGNSHLSLKKLSEKIPRELTNRVYCMHLDEHISEEIIRDKGFNVACIS
- a CDS encoding CBM35 domain-containing protein; translation: MVKGRKKAIGCLAMTAAITASTIQMPLVAANAETTATPVRYEAEKATLTGTEVKTGTIFSNGAGVDGFDTAGDAVTFNVNVEQAGRYNITIGYATPYGQKNNTLVVNGSVISDCVFPASDTVKQLTVNNISLKAGANTIAIVNSWGWMQVDYIDVQLGEARGPLTPVQPNLVNPYASTSTKALMKYLTDNYGSKIITGQQSGGLDEINYIYSLTGKLPAIQGFDILSGDADIEKAKTWASYGGIVELCWHWRAPSGGSDFYTNGTTFDITKAVTPGTAENALILKDIDATAAKLKVLQDAGIPVLWRPLHEASGGWFWWGAKGAEPLKQLYKILFDKLTNEYKLNNLIWVWTSGTDASASTWYPGDAYADIIGVDNYPQTPDHGSFVNSFDTLVALGAKNKLVTMSENGPIPDTDNLQADGAAWSYFSTWSGKFIMDEKENTSDLIKKVYTSDYALTLDEIPSASIYGKAPLPVWAAKPLPTAAPIPEGYTVFEAEKAVLSGLTVDNSNKGYSGTGYVGNFGGATDNLSLNVTVDKGGEYSLIVRHSAPYGSKEYNVLVNGAVVATNKIQESSLFTDSTAVTVKLTAGANTIKIDRGWGWFNVDCLMLKPLNGQVIGGPTTQVIPEGYTAYEAENATLTGVEVGNTTKGFSGTGYVTSITDDTDKVDFKVNVKEGGTYSLLVRHAAPYGDKAYNVLVNGTQAGTNNITESTEFSNSAELKIELKAGDNTITIDRGWGWYELDAIMLKALSTRPELTIPEGYTVYEAEKGTLNGTAVATAMQGFSGTGYVTSFEDDTDNLAMNVNVAAAGTYNLIVRHSAPYGAKEYNVLVNGTAVATNKVAESTYFSDTTPIEIKLNAGDNTITIDRGWGWFNVDLIMVKPVSVVTTYSLGDVNKDGKVNAIDLAFVKKAILNGTTDSMDLTVADMNKDGKINAIDLALLKKKLLS
- a CDS encoding exodeoxyribonuclease III — protein: MKLISWNVNGIRACVEKGFLDFFKSVDADIFCLQETKLQQGQIDLDLEGYEQYWNYAEKKGYSGTAVFTKEKPLSASYGLNIEEHDKEGRVITLEYDDFYLVTVYTPNSKEELARLEYRMEWEDAFRAYLKKLEKNKPVIVCGDLNVAHKEIDLKNPKTNRKNPGFSDEERAKFSELLASGFIDTYRYFYPDKEGAYSWWSYRFNARTKNAGWRIDYFVISEELKDKLVSAEIHNEILGSDHCPVELVIKRMV
- a CDS encoding glycoside hydrolase family 26 protein, which codes for MKFLSIKKSLSYISALVLTISITSSFTDPVYAVSSTCKTGMFLGYDGGISTTGVSTYSPDIVSLDYCNWNGSTGANMISYSSNSTVKNLGKTISVSCHMPNPKGGNVNTLLSASDFDILANQKIQNITTSSSVMLQTYKAEIDKIAAGLADLGTTVYYRPFHEMNYGWFWWGAQDTTDFKTLWYNLYDYIINYKKLTNVKFVYAPNKGDKAADYYPDSSTVTWIGIDAYSDDPENDSAIQTAYNALINKGKIIGFSEVGPAVGGAYVNSNNQQLKKFDYSLWNNAINNKYTGASYFITWDGAYAPFNNINGSLLFTKSDSSATSSALTKYNFENSNQGWVGNTNVTGPWSVNEWSDKGSYSLKGNITLSSGTKYYLYNPISDNYSGYKTLKARVKVASWGNLGSGLTAKLYVKTGNSYTWYDGGSVIVNTSSTTLTLNLANIINTSQIKEVGVEFIGGSNSSGTSAIYVDNITLE
- a CDS encoding formamidopyrimidine-DNA glycosylase codes for the protein MLEIPESSVLSTQISEVLRNKKIIGVISNHSPHKFAWFHGDPNEYNKILVDKTIHKATPYGGMIEIKVESSILLFADGVSLKYNAPNEKLPPKHQLLLKFEDSSSVTASVQMYGGIWCFNENSDFKNPYYDIAKDKPSPLCDEFDKNYFFKLINSPDIQKLSTKSFLATEQRIPGLGNGVLQDILWQSKLHPKRKINSLATGDKELLFINIKKVLLEMVELNGRDTEKDLFGNNGGYKTRMSKNTVGSSCPSCDEIIEKANYLGGSIYFCPNCQKL